From Pseudopipra pipra isolate bDixPip1 chromosome 9, bDixPip1.hap1, whole genome shotgun sequence, a single genomic window includes:
- the SCP2 gene encoding sterol carrier protein 2 isoform X2 has product MQRRVFVVGVGMTKFSKPNENSADYPEMAKEAGQAALADAGIPYSAVKQACVGYVYGDSTCGQRAIYHGLGLTGIPIVNVNNNCATGSTALFMARQLVEGGLADCVLALGFERMAKGSLATGFSDRTNPMDKHLEIMINKYGLASAPVAPQLFASAGKEHMEKYGTNPEYFAKIAWKNHSHSTNNPYSQFQKEYTLDEVLQSRKIFDYLTVLQCCPTSNGAAAAILANEEFVKRHKLQPKAVEILAQVMATDYPSTFEENSCMKMVGYDMTKKAAQKCFEQAGLKPTDVDVIELHDCFSVNEFLTYEALGLCPEGRACDLIDRGDNTYGGKWVINPSGGLISKGHPLGATGLAQVAELCWQLRGLAGRRQVPGAKVALQHNLGLGGAVVVTLFGMGFPRGHSGRIAAVPLSAALDGFKSQLVFKEIEKKLQEEGEQFVKKIGGIFAFKIKDGPGGKEATWVVDVKNGKGSVAVNSDKKADCTITMADTDLLALMTGKMNPQTAFFQGKLKISGNMGMAMKLQNLQLQPGKAKL; this is encoded by the exons TTTTCAAAGCCTAATGAGAACAGTGCTGATTATCCTGAAATGGCTAAGGAAGCAG GCCAGGCAGCTTTAGCTGATGCTGGGATTCCTTACTCAGCAGTGAAGCAGGCATGTGTGGGTTATGTTTATG GTGACTCTACCTGTGGACAGAGGGCCATCTACCACGGGCTGGGTCTGACTGGCATTCCCATTGTTAATGTCAACAACAACTGTGCCACTGGATCCACTGCTCTGTTCATGGCCAGACAATTAGTAGAAGGAG gtttGGCAGACTGTGTTCTGGCACTTGGCTTTGAGAGGATGGCAAAAGGATCTCTTGCTACAGGT TTTTCAGACAGAACTAATCCAATGGACAAACACCTGGAAATTATGATAAATAAATATGGCTTAGCAAGTGCTCCAGTGGCACCTCAGTTGTTTGCAAGTGCTGGCAAAGAACATATGGAGAAATATG ggACAAATCCAGAGTACTTTGCAAAAATTGCATGGAAGAATCACAGCCATTCAACTAACAACCC GTATTCCCAGTTCCAGAAGGAGTACACATTAGATGAAGTTCTGCAATCTCGCAAAATTTTTGATTACTTGACTGTCTTACAGTGTTG TCCAACATCAAATGGTGCTGCAGCTGCAATTCTGGCTAATGAGGAGTTTGTGAAAAGGCATAAGTTGCAACCAAAAGCTGTGGAAATTCTAGCCCAGGTGATGGCTACTGATTACCCAAGCACATTCGAAGAAAACAGTTGTATGAAGATG GTTGGCTATGACATGACTAAAAAAGctgcacagaaatgttttgaacAAGCAGGCCTAAAGCCCACAGATGTTGATGTGATTGAACTTCATGATTGCTTCTCAGTTAATGAGTTCCTTACCTACGAAGCTCTGGGACTCTGTCCAGAAG GAAGAGCATGTGACCTGATCGACAGAGGAGACAATACTTACGGAGGAAAATGGGTGATTAATCCCAGTGGTGGCTTGATTTCAAAAGGACACCCTCTTGGTGCCACAG GGCTGGCGCAGGTCGCGgagctctgctggcagctgcGCGGCCTGGCGGGGCGGCGGCAGGTGCCGGGGGCGAAGGTCGCGCTGCAGCACAACCtggggctcggcggggccgtCGTGGTGACCCTGTTCGGCATGGGCTTCCCGCGGGGACACAG CGGCCGCATCGCGGCTGTGCCGCTCAGCGCAGCTCTGGACGGATTTAAGTCACAACTGGTCTTCAAAGAGATTGAAAAGAAGCTCCAAGAG GAAGGAGAGCAGTTTGTCAAGAAAATTGGTGGAAtttttgccttcaaaataaAAGATGGTCCTGGTGGGAAAGAAGCAACTTGGGTGGTAGATGTGAAAAATGGTAAAGGCTCTGTGGCAGTTAATTCAG ATAAGAAGGCAGATTGTACAATCACGATGGCTGACACGGATCTGTTGGCACTCATGACTGGCAAAATGAATCCTCAGACA gcATTCTTTCAAGGCAAATTGAAGATTTCTGGGAACATGGGCATGGCAATGAAACTTCAGAATCTACAGCTTCAGCCAGGCAAAGCTAAACTTTGA
- the SCP2 gene encoding sterol carrier protein 2 isoform X3: MQRRVFVVGVGMTKFSKPNENSADYPEMAKEAGQAALADAGIPYSAVKQACVGYVYGDSTCGQRAIYHGLGLTGIPIVNVNNNCATGSTALFMARQLVEGGLADCVLALGFERMAKGSLATGFSDRTNPMDKHLEIMINKYGLASAPVAPQLFASAGKEHMEKYGTNPEYFAKIAWKNHSHSTNNPYSQFQKEYTLDEVLQSRKIFDYLTVLQCCPTSNGAAAAILANEEFVKRHKLQPKAVEILAQVMATDYPSTFEENSCMKMVGYDMTKKAAQKCFEQAGLKPTDVDVIELHDCFSVNEFLTYEALGLCPEGRACDLIDRGDNTYGGKWVINPSGGLISKGHPLGATGLAQVAELCWQLRGLAGRRQVPGAKVALQHNLGLGGAVVVTLFGMGFPRGHR; this comes from the exons TTTTCAAAGCCTAATGAGAACAGTGCTGATTATCCTGAAATGGCTAAGGAAGCAG GCCAGGCAGCTTTAGCTGATGCTGGGATTCCTTACTCAGCAGTGAAGCAGGCATGTGTGGGTTATGTTTATG GTGACTCTACCTGTGGACAGAGGGCCATCTACCACGGGCTGGGTCTGACTGGCATTCCCATTGTTAATGTCAACAACAACTGTGCCACTGGATCCACTGCTCTGTTCATGGCCAGACAATTAGTAGAAGGAG gtttGGCAGACTGTGTTCTGGCACTTGGCTTTGAGAGGATGGCAAAAGGATCTCTTGCTACAGGT TTTTCAGACAGAACTAATCCAATGGACAAACACCTGGAAATTATGATAAATAAATATGGCTTAGCAAGTGCTCCAGTGGCACCTCAGTTGTTTGCAAGTGCTGGCAAAGAACATATGGAGAAATATG ggACAAATCCAGAGTACTTTGCAAAAATTGCATGGAAGAATCACAGCCATTCAACTAACAACCC GTATTCCCAGTTCCAGAAGGAGTACACATTAGATGAAGTTCTGCAATCTCGCAAAATTTTTGATTACTTGACTGTCTTACAGTGTTG TCCAACATCAAATGGTGCTGCAGCTGCAATTCTGGCTAATGAGGAGTTTGTGAAAAGGCATAAGTTGCAACCAAAAGCTGTGGAAATTCTAGCCCAGGTGATGGCTACTGATTACCCAAGCACATTCGAAGAAAACAGTTGTATGAAGATG GTTGGCTATGACATGACTAAAAAAGctgcacagaaatgttttgaacAAGCAGGCCTAAAGCCCACAGATGTTGATGTGATTGAACTTCATGATTGCTTCTCAGTTAATGAGTTCCTTACCTACGAAGCTCTGGGACTCTGTCCAGAAG GAAGAGCATGTGACCTGATCGACAGAGGAGACAATACTTACGGAGGAAAATGGGTGATTAATCCCAGTGGTGGCTTGATTTCAAAAGGACACCCTCTTGGTGCCACAG GGCTGGCGCAGGTCGCGgagctctgctggcagctgcGCGGCCTGGCGGGGCGGCGGCAGGTGCCGGGGGCGAAGGTCGCGCTGCAGCACAACCtggggctcggcggggccgtCGTGGTGACCCTGTTCGGCATGGGCTTCCCGCGGGGACACAGGTGA
- the SCP2 gene encoding sterol carrier protein 2 isoform X1 — MQRRVFVVGVGMTKFSKPNENSADYPEMAKEAGQAALADAGIPYSAVKQACVGYVYGDSTCGQRAIYHGLGLTGIPIVNVNNNCATGSTALFMARQLVEGGLADCVLALGFERMAKGSLATGFSDRTNPMDKHLEIMINKYGLASAPVAPQLFASAGKEHMEKYGTNPEYFAKIAWKNHSHSTNNPYSQFQKEYTLDEVLQSRKIFDYLTVLQCCPTSNGAAAAILANEEFVKRHKLQPKAVEILAQVMATDYPSTFEENSCMKMVGYDMTKKAAQKCFEQAGLKPTDVDVIELHDCFSVNEFLTYEALGLCPEGRACDLIDRGDNTYGGKWVINPSGGLISKGHPLGATGLAQVAELCWQLRGLAGRRQVPGAKVALQHNLGLGGAVVVTLFGMGFPRGHSSGRIAAVPLSAALDGFKSQLVFKEIEKKLQEEGEQFVKKIGGIFAFKIKDGPGGKEATWVVDVKNGKGSVAVNSDKKADCTITMADTDLLALMTGKMNPQTAFFQGKLKISGNMGMAMKLQNLQLQPGKAKL, encoded by the exons TTTTCAAAGCCTAATGAGAACAGTGCTGATTATCCTGAAATGGCTAAGGAAGCAG GCCAGGCAGCTTTAGCTGATGCTGGGATTCCTTACTCAGCAGTGAAGCAGGCATGTGTGGGTTATGTTTATG GTGACTCTACCTGTGGACAGAGGGCCATCTACCACGGGCTGGGTCTGACTGGCATTCCCATTGTTAATGTCAACAACAACTGTGCCACTGGATCCACTGCTCTGTTCATGGCCAGACAATTAGTAGAAGGAG gtttGGCAGACTGTGTTCTGGCACTTGGCTTTGAGAGGATGGCAAAAGGATCTCTTGCTACAGGT TTTTCAGACAGAACTAATCCAATGGACAAACACCTGGAAATTATGATAAATAAATATGGCTTAGCAAGTGCTCCAGTGGCACCTCAGTTGTTTGCAAGTGCTGGCAAAGAACATATGGAGAAATATG ggACAAATCCAGAGTACTTTGCAAAAATTGCATGGAAGAATCACAGCCATTCAACTAACAACCC GTATTCCCAGTTCCAGAAGGAGTACACATTAGATGAAGTTCTGCAATCTCGCAAAATTTTTGATTACTTGACTGTCTTACAGTGTTG TCCAACATCAAATGGTGCTGCAGCTGCAATTCTGGCTAATGAGGAGTTTGTGAAAAGGCATAAGTTGCAACCAAAAGCTGTGGAAATTCTAGCCCAGGTGATGGCTACTGATTACCCAAGCACATTCGAAGAAAACAGTTGTATGAAGATG GTTGGCTATGACATGACTAAAAAAGctgcacagaaatgttttgaacAAGCAGGCCTAAAGCCCACAGATGTTGATGTGATTGAACTTCATGATTGCTTCTCAGTTAATGAGTTCCTTACCTACGAAGCTCTGGGACTCTGTCCAGAAG GAAGAGCATGTGACCTGATCGACAGAGGAGACAATACTTACGGAGGAAAATGGGTGATTAATCCCAGTGGTGGCTTGATTTCAAAAGGACACCCTCTTGGTGCCACAG GGCTGGCGCAGGTCGCGgagctctgctggcagctgcGCGGCCTGGCGGGGCGGCGGCAGGTGCCGGGGGCGAAGGTCGCGCTGCAGCACAACCtggggctcggcggggccgtCGTGGTGACCCTGTTCGGCATGGGCTTCCCGCGGGGACACAG CAGCGGCCGCATCGCGGCTGTGCCGCTCAGCGCAGCTCTGGACGGATTTAAGTCACAACTGGTCTTCAAAGAGATTGAAAAGAAGCTCCAAGAG GAAGGAGAGCAGTTTGTCAAGAAAATTGGTGGAAtttttgccttcaaaataaAAGATGGTCCTGGTGGGAAAGAAGCAACTTGGGTGGTAGATGTGAAAAATGGTAAAGGCTCTGTGGCAGTTAATTCAG ATAAGAAGGCAGATTGTACAATCACGATGGCTGACACGGATCTGTTGGCACTCATGACTGGCAAAATGAATCCTCAGACA gcATTCTTTCAAGGCAAATTGAAGATTTCTGGGAACATGGGCATGGCAATGAAACTTCAGAATCTACAGCTTCAGCCAGGCAAAGCTAAACTTTGA